The following proteins are encoded in a genomic region of Opitutus sp.:
- a CDS encoding ABC transporter substrate-binding protein has product MISRFRQIAVFSLLALLSSVLHAAEADPIKIGEITSLTGKEAAYGQSAHKGTLLAIEELNAADGVLGRQLKLITEDNQTKAGESATAARKLISRDKVVALLGEVASSRSLEIAPIAQSSKIPMVSPASTNPKVTAVGTYIFRLCFIDPFQGPVMAKFAHEDLGLRRVAVLTSVSSAYSVGLSKFFKERFLSEGGEIAIEQKYSEGDKDFRSQLTAIKATGVGGIFIPGYYSEVALIAKQARELGITAVLFGGDGWDAPQLMQIGGAALEGCYYSTHYSPEDTSPAVQNFVKNYKARFNDETPDAIAALGYDSALVLADAIKRAGSTEPDAVRGALAATRNFMGVTGNTSIDADRNAAKPAVVLAIKYGRINFFKSVVP; this is encoded by the coding sequence ATGATCTCCCGTTTTCGCCAGATCGCGGTCTTCAGCCTGTTAGCCCTCCTTTCCAGCGTTCTCCACGCCGCCGAAGCCGACCCGATCAAGATCGGTGAAATCACGTCACTCACCGGCAAAGAGGCCGCCTACGGCCAGTCCGCTCATAAAGGTACTCTGCTCGCCATTGAAGAACTCAACGCCGCCGACGGCGTTCTCGGCCGCCAGCTCAAACTGATCACCGAGGACAACCAAACAAAGGCCGGCGAGTCTGCTACTGCCGCGAGAAAACTGATCTCCCGCGACAAAGTCGTGGCGCTGCTAGGAGAGGTAGCCTCCAGCCGTTCGCTGGAAATCGCACCCATCGCCCAAAGTTCCAAGATCCCGATGGTCTCGCCCGCCTCGACCAACCCGAAAGTAACGGCCGTGGGCACTTACATTTTTCGCCTCTGCTTCATAGACCCGTTCCAAGGACCGGTGATGGCAAAGTTTGCCCACGAAGACCTCGGTTTGCGCCGCGTCGCCGTGCTGACCTCCGTCTCCTCAGCCTACAGCGTGGGCCTATCCAAGTTCTTCAAAGAACGATTTCTTTCCGAGGGCGGGGAAATCGCCATCGAGCAAAAGTACTCCGAGGGAGACAAAGACTTCCGCTCTCAGCTCACCGCGATCAAGGCCACCGGAGTGGGCGGCATCTTTATCCCCGGCTACTACAGCGAAGTGGCATTGATCGCCAAACAGGCCCGCGAGCTCGGCATCACCGCTGTGCTATTCGGTGGCGACGGCTGGGATGCCCCCCAACTGATGCAAATCGGCGGTGCTGCACTGGAAGGTTGCTACTACTCGACGCATTATTCACCCGAAGACACGTCGCCCGCCGTCCAGAATTTTGTCAAAAACTACAAAGCCCGATTCAACGACGAAACACCCGACGCCATAGCCGCGCTCGGCTATGACTCCGCCCTTGTGCTTGCCGATGCAATAAAACGCGCGGGCAGCACCGAGCCTGATGCGGTGCGAGGGGCACTCGCCGCCACACGTAATTTCATGGGCGTGACTGGCAACACCAGCATCGATGCTGATCGCAACGCCGCCAAACCCGCCGTGGTCTTGGCGATCAAGTATGGGCGGATTAACTTTTTCAAATCCGTGGTGCCTTGA
- a CDS encoding branched-chain amino acid ABC transporter permease encodes MEFAQQLLNALSLGAIYALIALGFTMVYGVLRFINFAHSDVFMIGAVVGSLLGNHLPMGTWWGGLACLLAAMAVCALLGVVIERVAYRPLRDAPRLNVLITSIGVSLLIEYLFQNEHVFGAAPRPFPPVFPSVLWQWQGLSISSNQLIVIGVALVLVVALELIVYRTRIGTAMRAISLNPRAAQLVGINPDVVVAFTFALGSALAGAGGVLYALNYQSVEPLMGVMPGLKAFVAAVLGGIGSIPGAALGGLLIGGIETFIGGSQFSTYKDAIAFALLILILLFRPTGLLGRRIPEKV; translated from the coding sequence ATGGAGTTTGCCCAACAGCTCCTCAACGCGCTTTCCTTGGGCGCAATCTACGCCCTAATCGCGCTCGGTTTCACGATGGTTTACGGCGTGCTGCGCTTCATTAACTTCGCGCACTCCGACGTCTTTATGATCGGTGCGGTGGTTGGCAGCCTGTTGGGCAACCACCTGCCGATGGGAACGTGGTGGGGCGGGCTCGCCTGCCTGCTGGCGGCCATGGCTGTGTGCGCCCTGCTGGGCGTGGTCATCGAGCGCGTCGCTTATCGCCCCCTGCGAGACGCCCCGCGGCTCAACGTCCTGATCACCTCCATCGGCGTGTCCCTGCTGATCGAATACCTATTTCAAAACGAACACGTTTTCGGTGCCGCCCCCCGCCCCTTCCCGCCCGTATTCCCCTCTGTGCTCTGGCAGTGGCAAGGGCTGTCGATCTCAAGCAACCAGCTAATCGTCATCGGCGTTGCCCTTGTGCTCGTGGTGGCGCTGGAGCTCATTGTGTACCGCACCCGGATTGGCACCGCCATGCGGGCTATCTCGCTCAATCCGCGCGCCGCCCAGCTCGTCGGCATCAACCCTGACGTCGTGGTCGCCTTCACCTTTGCGCTCGGCTCGGCCTTGGCCGGGGCTGGCGGGGTGCTCTACGCACTCAACTACCAATCGGTCGAGCCGCTCATGGGCGTGATGCCCGGCCTGAAGGCCTTCGTCGCTGCGGTGCTGGGCGGCATCGGCAGCATTCCCGGCGCGGCGCTTGGCGGACTTCTGATTGGTGGAATCGAGACGTTCATCGGCGGCAGCCAATTCTCCACCTACAAGGACGCCATCGCCTTCGCGCTGCTCATCCTGATTTTACTCTTTCGTCCGACCGGCCTGCTGGGCCGCCGCATCCCCGAAAAAGTATGA
- a CDS encoding branched-chain amino acid ABC transporter permease, translating to MTPRRFGPPWPHLLLGGALLAAFLLTRWVTDPYANDVLTTIGINVILAVSLNLVNGYTGQFSLGHAGFMSVGAYLSAAITLLLGPSILGEDGGTPWAQNALFFGGLLVGGLSAAAAGLLVGIPSLRLRGDYLAIVTLGFGEIIRVIFQNIEPLGGALGLNGIPNYTTVGWTFAIAALTVFVVGCLINSTYGRGFIATHDDEIAAEAMGLNTTRYKVVAFVVGAFFAGLAGGLYGHFKMSITAASFDFTRSIEIVVMVILGGMGNTLGVILAAILLTLLPEVLCPIAEFRMILYALLLIVLMLLRPQGLFNFRRSHR from the coding sequence ATGACCCCGCGCCGTTTCGGCCCACCGTGGCCCCACCTGCTTCTCGGCGGCGCACTGCTAGCCGCCTTCCTGCTCACGCGCTGGGTGACCGATCCCTACGCCAACGACGTGCTCACGACTATTGGCATCAACGTCATCCTCGCCGTCTCGCTCAACCTGGTTAACGGCTACACCGGCCAATTTTCGCTCGGCCACGCGGGCTTCATGTCAGTTGGCGCGTACCTCTCGGCGGCGATCACGCTGTTGCTCGGCCCCAGCATCCTCGGCGAAGACGGCGGCACTCCCTGGGCGCAAAACGCGCTGTTTTTCGGCGGCCTGCTGGTCGGTGGACTCAGCGCCGCAGCAGCCGGCTTGCTCGTGGGCATTCCCTCGCTGCGGCTGCGGGGCGACTACCTCGCGATTGTCACCCTCGGCTTCGGCGAAATCATCCGGGTGATTTTCCAAAACATCGAGCCCCTCGGAGGCGCGCTCGGCCTTAACGGTATCCCCAATTACACCACGGTAGGCTGGACCTTCGCCATCGCCGCCCTAACCGTTTTTGTCGTCGGGTGCTTGATCAACTCGACCTACGGACGCGGTTTTATCGCCACGCACGACGACGAAATCGCCGCCGAAGCCATGGGCCTGAACACCACCCGCTACAAGGTAGTAGCCTTTGTCGTGGGCGCGTTTTTCGCCGGTCTGGCCGGAGGGCTCTACGGCCACTTCAAGATGAGCATCACCGCCGCCAGCTTCGATTTCACCCGAAGCATTGAGATCGTGGTCATGGTGATCCTCGGCGGCATGGGTAACACCCTCGGCGTGATCCTCGCGGCAATCCTACTCACGCTCCTGCCCGAAGTGCTATGCCCCATCGCCGAGTTCCGCATGATTCTCTACGCACTGCTGTTGATCGTGCTGATGCTCCTGCGTCCCCAAGGCCTGTTCAACTTCCGCCGCAGCCACCGCTGA
- a CDS encoding ABC transporter ATP-binding protein yields the protein MPPLLHLDQATLRFGGLTAVNAVDLSLPVGQLHGIIGPNGAGKTTLFNLITGVYAPSSGALSFNGKNLAGLRPDQITALGIARTFQNIRLFRQLSVFDNVRVACNLHRASSPLHTLIRGAAFRADEAAIAARVDELLALFNLERFRDKPATALPYGEQRRLEIVRALATRPRLLLLDEPAAGMNPSEKVELVRLIKEVHHRFDLTILLVEHSMRVVMTLCERITVLDYGVKIAEGAPGEIQKDRKVIEAYLGEDHTNNSAHH from the coding sequence ATGCCTCCGCTTCTTCACCTCGACCAAGCCACGCTGCGATTCGGCGGACTCACCGCCGTCAACGCAGTCGATCTGAGCCTGCCCGTCGGCCAGCTTCACGGCATCATCGGCCCCAACGGCGCCGGCAAAACCACTCTTTTTAACCTCATCACGGGTGTTTACGCGCCGTCATCGGGTGCCTTGAGTTTCAACGGTAAAAATCTCGCCGGCCTAAGGCCCGACCAGATCACCGCCTTGGGAATCGCGCGCACATTTCAAAACATCCGGCTCTTCCGGCAGCTGAGCGTCTTCGACAACGTGCGCGTCGCCTGCAACCTGCACCGCGCCAGTTCGCCGCTGCACACGCTCATTCGCGGAGCGGCATTTCGCGCTGACGAAGCGGCCATCGCCGCCCGTGTCGATGAACTGCTCGCGCTCTTCAACCTGGAGCGCTTCCGCGACAAACCCGCCACCGCCCTTCCCTACGGCGAACAACGCCGGCTGGAGATCGTTCGCGCACTCGCCACCCGCCCCCGCCTGCTGCTGCTCGACGAACCCGCCGCAGGCATGAACCCGTCGGAAAAGGTCGAACTGGTCCGGCTCATCAAAGAAGTCCACCACCGCTTCGACCTCACCATTTTACTGGTTGAACACTCCATGCGGGTCGTGATGACGCTGTGCGAGCGGATCACGGTGCTGGATTACGGGGTGAAAATCGCCGAAGGCGCGCCGGGCGAAATCCAAAAAGACCGCAAGGTGATCGAAGCCTATCTGGGCGAAGATCACACCAACAACTCGGCCCACCACTAA